The genomic segment TTAAATTTCGGATCTCGTACTCGTCGTGTAGGTTTTATCGCTCAAGAAAGAACCACATCTAATGGCGCGTGGATGCCAGAGCATCACTTAGCGGCATGTAAAGCGATTCGTCATTTTGCTGAATTATCAATGCCAATCGTATACCTCATTGACACTCCAGGTGCTGATGCGGGCGAAGTGGCTAACAGTCAAAACCAAGCACACTCGATTTCAAAAGCGATTGCTGAAAGTGCCAACGTTGATGTTCCAACCGTTGGTATTGTCATTGGTGCAGGTTACTCAGGCGGTGCAATTCCATTAGCTGCAGCCAACATCTTATTGTCATTACGTGATGGTATTTTCAATACTATTCAGCCTCAAGGTTTGCAATCAATTGCCCGTAAATACAACTTGTCTTGGCAGGAATGTGCTAAGTCAGTCGGTGTATCACCAGAAGAGTTACTTTCTGCAGGTTGTATCGACGGTATCGTCGATTTCTCACCATACGATAAAGATGAGCGCCAACATAATTTACGTCGTGCAATTATCAGTGGTATTGAAGCAGTAGAGAAAGCAGCAATTACTTTCGTTCGTGATTCTGATGATTTACGTGAGCATTATGACCGCAGTTTGTCGCGTTTCTTAGACCCATCTAAGAACTTAGCTGCACTTGAAAATAACCAAGGTTTGGCTGTGGCGAATAGCCCGACCATGCACCATAACTTATTTGGCAGTGCATATCGTTACCTACGTTATTTAACCTTACGTAGCCGTATTCATTCTATTTCTGTTGAACAGTATGGTCGCTTGTCGAAAGTCAGTGTGCCTGAAGGTGATTTATTAGCACGTATTCAACAAGAACAAGACAGTGTTTTCCAAGCATGGTTATCAACGCCAGATAAGCTAGTGTACGATGAAGAATTGAATAAGCTTTGGGGCACATTCGACAGTAAACGTAGCGAAATTTCAGCTGAACGTAACGTCATTACTCGTTTCATTCTTGGTGAGCCAAAAGAAAACTATAAAAAAGCACGTAAGGCATTGTTATTCAATATTGGTTGGTCGCTATATCATCGCTGGAAAAGCAATGCTGCGAACAACTTTAAAGGCTTAATCAAGTACCTTGAGTCTTTACCTGCTTCAACAACACAAGCGCCATGGCCTGAGCTTAATCAGTTAACCGTGCTTGATATTGTTGTTAATGATGAGCTGCGTGAAGACTTTATTTGGCAATGTCACAACGTACTTATCTTCAATGCGTTATATGACAATGTGGTTCAAAATTTAGCATCGATTTCTAAAGAAGCGATGATGTCTAAAAGCTTATCGCGTGAATCAGTTGATAAGCTATTACATACCTCTATCGACACTGCATTATCTACTAATGATGATGCCAATGATAAAAGTAAGTTCTACAAGTGGCTTAAATTCTTCATGGGTCAATCGAACCGTGCTGAATTGCTGACTCGTGTTGAGCAATGGAAGAGTGTTGGTTTCCCACAATTAAACGACAGTTTATTCGTGATCTTAACTTACTTCTTTGAACGTTTATTACCAGAATACTTTGACAGTGAAGAAGACCATTCTAAGTACACGGGTGCAATTAACCCTGTGCGCATTGGTCGTCGTAAAGACTTCTGGAACCGTTTGACTATGGGTTACCAAGATTTACTTATCCAAAAAGTTTTACGTGATGAAAAACGTCAAGGCAAAATGGGTTGGGAAAGTGTGATTGCTAAGTTCTTCACTGAATTCGAAGAGCTAAATGGCGACAAAATGTCGGCAAACCAACTTAACTTCCCTGGTTTCCGTTTATCTATTGAAGATGCATTAGATAAAGGCATTCGCCCATGTGGTTTAATCACAGGTCTTGCTGACTTTGAACATGGCGAAAGCAAATTACGCGTAGGTGTTGCGGTATCAAATATTGCATTCCAAGCGGGGGCATTTGATATGGCGAGTGCTGAGAAGTTCAGCGCGCTATTGATTGAATGTGCTAAACGTAAATTACCTGTCGTTTGTTTCATCAGTTCAGGTGGTATGCAAACTAAAGAAGGTGCAGCGGCTCTATTCTCAATGGCTGTGGTTAATGACCGTATTACCCGTTTTGTTCGTGATAACGAATTACCAGTATTGATGTTTGGCTTTGGTGATTGTACTGGTGGTGCTCAAGCAAGTTTTGTAACGCATCCTTTAGTGCAAACTTACTACCTATCAGGTACAAATATGCCGTTTGCGGGTCAAATGGTTGTTCCTGCTTACTTGCCGTCTACTGCAACGTTATCTAACTACTTATCAAAAGTACCTGGTGCAATGACGGGGTTAGTGCATAACCCATTCAGCGACACACTCGATAGCCATTTATCAAGCATTGATCCATTAATGCCACTACCGACATTACATGCTCATGATGTCATTGCGAAAGCATTATCAAGCTTAGTGCCGGAAGTGAAAGCGATAGAAGAGAAAATCGTTCAAGACGATCCTCGTATGCTGATGAAGCCAATTGACAAAGTCTTGGTTCACGCACGTGGCTGTACAGCGGTTAAATTGATCCGTAAGGCACATGATAATGACATCAATGTTGTTCTTGTTGCTTCAGATCCTGATATGACCTCAGTGCCAGCAGATATGTTGAAAGTTAACGATAAGCTGGTTTGTATTGGTGGTAACACCTCAGATGAAAGTTACTTAAATGCATACTCTGTTCTGAAAGTTGCTGATTACGAAAACGTAGATGCACTTCACCCTGGTATTGGTTTCTTATCTGAAAGCCCGCAGTTTGCTGCATTGTGTGTAAACAATGGCGTTAACTTTGTTGGTCCTAGCGTTCATTCAATGACGACTATGGGTAACAAGTCGAATGCAATTAAGACTTCGCAAGCGCAAAATGTGCCTGTTGTACCTGGTTCACATGGTATTTTGACTAATGCTGAACAAGCAGTGAATGTGGCCATTGAAATTGGTTACCCAGTATTGCTTAAAGCGGTACAAGGTGGTGGCGGTAAAGGTATCCAGGTTGTGACTAAGCCTGAAGACATGATTGGCTTATTCCAAAAAACCTCTACTGAAGCGGCTGCAGCATTTGGTAACGGTGATTTATACCTTGAGAAATACGTGACTTCACTTCGTCACATCGAAGTGCAATTGTTACGTGATAAGTTTGGTAACACCAAAGTATTGGGCATTCGTGACTGTTCAGTTCAACGTAATAACCAAAAAGTAATCGAAGAGTCTGGTTCAACCATGTTGCCTGAAGAATTGAAGCAACGTGTACTGGAGTATACGCGTGCTTTAGGTGATGCGACTGATTACATGGGTGCTGGTACGGTTGAGTTTATTTACAACCTTGATGCTAACGAAGTGTACTTCATGGAAATGAATACACGTCTACAAGTAGAGCATCCAGTTACTGAAGCAACATCAGGTATCGATATTGTTAGCGCTCAGTTCGATATTGCTGCAGGTCGCTCAATTGAAGATTTACAGCCTGTTGAGCAAGGTTACGCGATGGAAGTACGTGTCACTGCTGAAAAAGCAGCTTTAGACAGCGAAGGTGTACTTCAATTATTACCAAACCCTGGCATGATAACTGAGTGCGTGATGCCAGAAGGTGAAGGTATTGAGATTATTTCTATCGCTGAAACTGGCAAGGAAGTATCGCCATACTACGATAGCTTAATCGCTCAAATCATTATCCGTGGTGAGTCACGTGAAGATGTTGTCTCTAAGATGTCTGCATATCTAGACAGTGTCGTTATCAAGGGTATTGCGACTAACATTCCATTACTGAAGCTAATTCTGAAAGATGCCACCTTTAACCAAGGTGTTTACGATACGAATTATCTGCCACGCCTAATGGCAGAGCTAGACGTACCTGCATTGGTTGCTGAAATGGAAGCAGCGGCTGAAACTGTTGGTTTAGATACTGAATCATTACGTGTTGCAGAGAGTAATGAACTTAAAGTACTCGCACAAGGTGCCGGTATCTTCTATACCTCTCCAGCGCCAGGTGAGCCTGACTTCGTTAAAGAAGGTGACATTGTCACTGTAGATCAAACTTTAGCGCTTACAGAAGCAATGAAGATGTTCTCACAAGTCACATTAGCCGGCTTTAACCGTCAAAATGCGATTCTTTACCCTGAAAATCAGAAGTACCGTATTGAACGTATTCTGAATGGTAACGGTCAGCAAGTATCACAAGGCGACTTACTGTTTGTTATTTTACCGATTGACGGTGAGTAATAATGAACAAGCCATAATGTAATGTTTATGGCGATGATATAGCAAAAATCCTCAGTTTATGGCTGGGGATTTTTTTATGGAAATTACCAGCAAGTTTTAACGAATAGCATGTTTATTTTGATACAAATTGGCTTTTTTGTTGCTAATTGCACGAAATTTACCTCGGTTGAGCTAGCCGTTGTCAAAAATGCGGCGTTTTAACATAAAAAATTAAGTTGTTTGAAAAATAAACAATAACTTTTATTTTGTTGTTTTATTTAGAAATATTAAAATTAATGACAATTTTTTTATGCGAAATGTGATAAATTTTGCAAGTCTCATTTGCGCATTTGAAGGTTCCCACTTACAATATGCGCCTTAAATAACCAGATGTGCGGTGTGTCTAGCTTTTTTACATACTCCGTTTACCTCTTAACTAATCATTAAAGTTGAATCATGACCGAATTATCCAAATACAGAAACATTGGTATCTTCGCTCACGTTGACGCGGGTAAAACCACGACCACCGAGCGTATCCTAAAGCTAACCGGTAAGATCCATAAGATCGGTGAAGTACATGATGGTGAATCTACTACTGACTTCATGGAACAGGAAGCTGAGCGCGGTATTACTATTCAGTCAGCAGCAGTAAGCTGTTTCTGGAATGACCACCGTTTTAACGTTATCGACACTCCAGGCCACGTTGACTTCACAGTTGAAGTATATCGTTCGCTTAAAGTTCTTGATGGCGGTGTAGGTGTATTCTGTGGTTCTGGTGGTGTTGAGCCTCAGTCAGAAACTAACTGGCGTTATGCTAACGAATCAGAAGTTGCGCGTATCATCTTCGTAAACAAATTAGACCGTATGGGTGCTGATTTCTTACGTGTTGTTAAGCAAACTCAAGACGTTCTAGCTGCTAATCCATTAGTTATGGTTTTACCGATTGGTATCGAAGACGAATTCTCTGGTGTTGTTGACCTATTAACCCGTAAAGCATGGGTTTGGGATGAAACAGGCCAAGCAGAAAACTACAAGATTGAAGACGTTCCAGCTGACATGGTTGACTTGGTAGAAGAATACCGCGAAATGTTAATCGAAACTGCTGTTGAGCAAGACGACGATCTAATGGAAGCTTACATGGAAGGCGAAGAGCCATCTATGGAAGACATCAAGCGTTGTATCCGTAAGGGTACTCGTACAATGGACTTCTTCCCAACATACTGTGGTTCTGCGTTCAAGAACAAAGGTATGCAGCTTCTTCTTGATGCTGTTGTTGATTACTTACCTAACCCAGTTGAAGTTGATCCACAACCTCTTACTGATGAAGAAGGTAATGAAACTGGCGAACACGCAATCGTTGATGCAGATGCTCCATTAAAAGCGCTTGCATTCAAGATTATGGATGACCGTTTCGGTGCACTAACTTTCGTACGTATCTACTCAGGTCGTATTAAGAAGGGTGACACTATCCTTAACTCTGCAACAGGTAAAACTGAGCGTGTTGGCCGTATGGTTGAGATGCAAGCAGATGAGCGTAACGAATTAGATTCAGCTCAAGCTGGTGACATTATCGCTATCGTAGGTATGAAGAATGTTCAAACTGGTCACACTTTATGTGATGTTAAACATCCTTGTACTCTTGAAGCAATGGTATTCCCAGAGCCAGTAATCTCTATCGCTGTAGCACCTAAAGATAAAGGTGGTTCAGAGAAAATGGGTATCGCTATCGGTAAAATGATTGCAGAAGATCCATCTTTCCGCGTAGAAACTGACGAAGATTCAGGCGAAACCATCCTTAAAGGTATGGGTGAGCTTCACTTAGACATTAAAGTAGACATTCTTAAGCGTACTTACGGTGTTGACTTAATTGTTGGTGAGCCTCAAGTTGCTTACCGTGAAACTATCACTAAAGTTACAGAAGATAGCTACACGCATAAGAAACAGTCTGGTGGTTCTGGTCAGTTCGGTAAGATCGACTACGTTATCCGTCCAGGTGAGCAAAACTCTGGCTTCACTTTCAGCTCTTCAGTTGTTGGTGGTAACGTACCTAAAGAATTCTGGCCTGCAGTTGAGAAAGGTTTCGCTAGCATGATGAACACCGGTACTGTTGCTGGTTTCCCTGTGTTAGACGTTGAACTAGAACTTACTGATGGTGCTTTCCACGCAGTTGACTCGTCAGCTATCGCGTTCGAAATCGCTGCTAAAGGCGCATTCCGTCAGTCTATGCCTAAAGCCGGTGCACAACTTCTTGAGCCTATCATGAATGTTGACGTATTCAGCCCAGAAGACAACGTAGGTGACGTAATTGGTGACCTTAACCGTCGTCGTGGTATGATCAAAGACCAAATGGCTGGTGTTACTGGTGTTCGTATTAAAGCTGACGTACCGTTATCAGAAATGTTCGGTTACATCGGTTCACTACGTACTATGACATCTGGTCGTGGCCAATTCTCTATGGAATTCGCTCACTACGCACCATGTCCAAACAGTGTTGCTGAAAAAGTAATTGCTGAAGTTAAAGAGCGTGAAGCTAAGAAGTAATTCTTAACTAAACCCTTTAATTAAAAACCGCTGCCTTTGCAGCGGTTTTTTTATGCTTCAAAATTAATATAGACAGTTTATCTATTCGGTTTATGTTAAGAGTAAACATGCAAGTAACGCTTATTGATTAAGAGGCTACTTAAAGCATATTAGAGCTTGCATCTCGCAATGCAAAATGTGGCTCAACAATTAATCAAGGTAGAAATATGATTAAGGTAAGGCGCTTTACCACAAGCGAAGTAAAGCCTCTATGACAGCTAAAACTGAAAACCATTCATAACGTTAACCGTCAGCACTATTCGTTAGCTGAGGTGACTGCCTGGGCGCCTCATGAGTACAATGAACAGCCATAAAAAATGCCACGGTCATGAGACGGTGGCATTTTATTGCGAGCAGTATTCTGACTCAATAAAGCTTAGTTAGTGTGAGTGTTACCCACTAACGCTTCTTTATTATCAGCTTGTGCAACGTGACACTGAACACAGAAGTAATATTTATCATCAAACTTACCGTCTGCACTTAAGTGAGACTCATGCACTGGTGTCGCTTTCATGCGAGCTGCTTTTTCTGTGCTGTGACAGGTTAAGCACCCATTTTTCTTGGTTGTTAGTTTATAAGAGTCTTTATGCGGAATGAGCGGCGGCATATGCACAAAATCTCTTTCTAAAGCTGTACCACGACTTGGGTAAGTCGCTTTAGCTTCTGCAGGTAACGTATCAGTAATGGCTACGTCTCCGGCAAGTGATTTAACATTTACTGGTGCGGCAGCTTCTTGTGCTTGTTGGCCTGAGCAAGCGCTAAGACTGAGCACTATCGCAGCAAGGCTGAGTATTTTCTTCATGATTTACACTCCGTCATATCCATTATGTTTCATCATCAATGGATAGAGAAAATTAGTGATGTTGTCATGCCTCAATATCGTTTAAAGAGGCATGACAGTCAGTCAAATTAGGCTTTAACAATCTTCACAGGACACTTCTTGAAATCCGTTTCTTTAGATAACGGATCAGTCGCATCGAGTAATAACTTGTTTACCAGCTGTCTAGCATCAAAGAATGGCATAAATACCACGCCGACAGGCGGTTTGTTACGGCCTTTGGTTTCAACACGTGTTTTAACTTCTCCACGTGGAGAAATCACTTTCACTTCATCACCATTTTTAAGACCACGACTACTCGCATCTTTAGGGTGCATGAATACCTGTGCATCTGGATATGACTTGTGCAGCTCAGGTACACGTGCAGTCATACTTGCTGTATGCCAGTGTTCAAGAACACGTCCAGTAGACATCCATAAGTCGAATTCTTCATTTGGCTCTTCAGCTGCAGGCTCAAATGGCAGTGCGAAAATAACTGCGCGACCATCAGGCTTACCGTAGAAGTTATAACCTTCACCCGCTTTAACATATGGGTCACTGCCTTCAACGAAGCGACGAACTGTTTCAGTACCGTTCACAACAGGCCAGCGTTTACCGCGGTTTTCGTGGTAGTTTTCAAAGGTATCTAAGTCATGACCATGGCCACGACCAAACTGTGCGTACTCTTCAAACAGACCCTTTTGAAGGTAGAAGCCGAATGCATCATTTTCATCGTTGTAGTCGCCTTTACACTCAGAAGTAGGGAATTTATCCACTACACCATTTGCGAACAAGATGTCATATAACGTCTTTTCTGCGTATTCAGGTTTTTTAGCAATTAATTCAGCAGGCCATACTTCTGACACTTTGAAGCGCTTAGAGAACTCAACAAGTTGCCACAAATCAGACTTAGCGCCTTCCGGTGCTTTAACTTGCTGATGCCACATATGAGTACGACGTTCAGCGTTACCGTAAGCCCCTTCTTTTTCTACCCACATTGCTGTTGGAAGAATCAAGTCAGCGGCAGTTGCGGTAACCGTTGGGTATGGATCAGATACCACGATGAAGTTTTCAGGGTTACGGAAACCAGGGTAAATTTCATCATTGATATTAGGACCAGCCTGCATGTTATTGGTACACATAGTCCAGTAACAATTTAACTTGCCATCTTTAAGCATACGGCTTTGAAGAACGGCGTGATAACCTGGTTTAGGCGGGATAGTGCCTTCAGGTAATTGCCACAAATCTTCAGTCATCGCACGATGTTTAGGGTTAGCGACGACCATATCTGCAGGTAGACGAT from the Shewanella japonica genome contains:
- a CDS encoding biotin carboxylase N-terminal domain-containing protein, giving the protein MTSKKQPVNKTVQQVADPLFLQAEHLAKDFSLFPAHSKQTLAEEVKGLLSEDAIQSNLKELSTLDVDSYVSKVIQPTQDKNRPSAKRVIADLKGKLITEEHLGSFYSAEIELNFGSRTRRVGFIAQERTTSNGAWMPEHHLAACKAIRHFAELSMPIVYLIDTPGADAGEVANSQNQAHSISKAIAESANVDVPTVGIVIGAGYSGGAIPLAAANILLSLRDGIFNTIQPQGLQSIARKYNLSWQECAKSVGVSPEELLSAGCIDGIVDFSPYDKDERQHNLRRAIISGIEAVEKAAITFVRDSDDLREHYDRSLSRFLDPSKNLAALENNQGLAVANSPTMHHNLFGSAYRYLRYLTLRSRIHSISVEQYGRLSKVSVPEGDLLARIQQEQDSVFQAWLSTPDKLVYDEELNKLWGTFDSKRSEISAERNVITRFILGEPKENYKKARKALLFNIGWSLYHRWKSNAANNFKGLIKYLESLPASTTQAPWPELNQLTVLDIVVNDELREDFIWQCHNVLIFNALYDNVVQNLASISKEAMMSKSLSRESVDKLLHTSIDTALSTNDDANDKSKFYKWLKFFMGQSNRAELLTRVEQWKSVGFPQLNDSLFVILTYFFERLLPEYFDSEEDHSKYTGAINPVRIGRRKDFWNRLTMGYQDLLIQKVLRDEKRQGKMGWESVIAKFFTEFEELNGDKMSANQLNFPGFRLSIEDALDKGIRPCGLITGLADFEHGESKLRVGVAVSNIAFQAGAFDMASAEKFSALLIECAKRKLPVVCFISSGGMQTKEGAAALFSMAVVNDRITRFVRDNELPVLMFGFGDCTGGAQASFVTHPLVQTYYLSGTNMPFAGQMVVPAYLPSTATLSNYLSKVPGAMTGLVHNPFSDTLDSHLSSIDPLMPLPTLHAHDVIAKALSSLVPEVKAIEEKIVQDDPRMLMKPIDKVLVHARGCTAVKLIRKAHDNDINVVLVASDPDMTSVPADMLKVNDKLVCIGGNTSDESYLNAYSVLKVADYENVDALHPGIGFLSESPQFAALCVNNGVNFVGPSVHSMTTMGNKSNAIKTSQAQNVPVVPGSHGILTNAEQAVNVAIEIGYPVLLKAVQGGGGKGIQVVTKPEDMIGLFQKTSTEAAAAFGNGDLYLEKYVTSLRHIEVQLLRDKFGNTKVLGIRDCSVQRNNQKVIEESGSTMLPEELKQRVLEYTRALGDATDYMGAGTVEFIYNLDANEVYFMEMNTRLQVEHPVTEATSGIDIVSAQFDIAAGRSIEDLQPVEQGYAMEVRVTAEKAALDSEGVLQLLPNPGMITECVMPEGEGIEIISIAETGKEVSPYYDSLIAQIIIRGESREDVVSKMSAYLDSVVIKGIATNIPLLKLILKDATFNQGVYDTNYLPRLMAELDVPALVAEMEAAAETVGLDTESLRVAESNELKVLAQGAGIFYTSPAPGEPDFVKEGDIVTVDQTLALTEAMKMFSQVTLAGFNRQNAILYPENQKYRIERILNGNGQQVSQGDLLFVILPIDGE
- the fusA gene encoding elongation factor G, whose amino-acid sequence is MTELSKYRNIGIFAHVDAGKTTTTERILKLTGKIHKIGEVHDGESTTDFMEQEAERGITIQSAAVSCFWNDHRFNVIDTPGHVDFTVEVYRSLKVLDGGVGVFCGSGGVEPQSETNWRYANESEVARIIFVNKLDRMGADFLRVVKQTQDVLAANPLVMVLPIGIEDEFSGVVDLLTRKAWVWDETGQAENYKIEDVPADMVDLVEEYREMLIETAVEQDDDLMEAYMEGEEPSMEDIKRCIRKGTRTMDFFPTYCGSAFKNKGMQLLLDAVVDYLPNPVEVDPQPLTDEEGNETGEHAIVDADAPLKALAFKIMDDRFGALTFVRIYSGRIKKGDTILNSATGKTERVGRMVEMQADERNELDSAQAGDIIAIVGMKNVQTGHTLCDVKHPCTLEAMVFPEPVISIAVAPKDKGGSEKMGIAIGKMIAEDPSFRVETDEDSGETILKGMGELHLDIKVDILKRTYGVDLIVGEPQVAYRETITKVTEDSYTHKKQSGGSGQFGKIDYVIRPGEQNSGFTFSSSVVGGNVPKEFWPAVEKGFASMMNTGTVAGFPVLDVELELTDGAFHAVDSSAIAFEIAAKGAFRQSMPKAGAQLLEPIMNVDVFSPEDNVGDVIGDLNRRRGMIKDQMAGVTGVRIKADVPLSEMFGYIGSLRTMTSGRGQFSMEFAHYAPCPNSVAEKVIAEVKEREAKK
- a CDS encoding nitrate reductase cytochrome c-type subunit, translating into MKKILSLAAIVLSLSACSGQQAQEAAAPVNVKSLAGDVAITDTLPAEAKATYPSRGTALERDFVHMPPLIPHKDSYKLTTKKNGCLTCHSTEKAARMKATPVHESHLSADGKFDDKYYFCVQCHVAQADNKEALVGNTHTN